tacagAATTTGTGGTTTGATATTTTGCTGATAATAACTATAGTTAATTAAatattccgattgaattttttttatataatacgttgtgggtatgaaaacgtaaATTTATGgcgttgtcataacaaatttggttatattacagaatttgtggtttggtattttactgattataactatcgttaattgaacattccgattgaattttttttatacgacatgttgtgggtatgaaaacgtcaatttatggtgttgtcataacaaatttggttatgttactgaatttgtggtattttacaaatgttttttgtttaggtataacaattgttgattctggtacgacatattttgattttattacggaatatcatacgtgtcaaaaaaattttggtaccactcattgtggtaagattatgccaatttatggtgttgttataatatttgtgagtagcattatttaatttgtgatattgtacacatatatttggttggagtacaagtattatggtttctagtacgaataattatgattttataataacaatattttttaattatgaataacttgctaatgacctgttcaacaggtaaattttaaagtaaaagTCGTACCTACaatcaaaaaaatgcattagaaaaccacaAATCGtcataataaaaatcacaaattgtcataacttagacatacggtataccctgtgtaccataacTTCCTCCCGTTTTGTACGTCCTTCGGGATGTATTTCAATAATCGGAACCGGATGATATGTTCTCGCAACACATTTATGCGCCAGAATATTGGAAAAAGTAAAATGTGATACACAGAATCTGAACCCACTTGCGGAAAAAAGAAATGTAAATTGCTCGACTCGACCATTTGCTTCTGTTTCTCCGTCCGAACCCTGTTTCCAATACAAATTGccgagtttggttccttgcaattctctctctgtatgtatTCATCCCCCATACACTTTCGTGTTTAAATTAGGCAAAATCTTTGATCTGGGTCATAGCCAAACTTCTATCTGGATTCATGATCAGTGATCGAAATTTTGGTTTCGTGGTTTTGAGCCTGATTAGTGATTACTATGCTCATTCTTCTGCCTCCCTTAACCACCAAAAACaggtacatctctctctctctctctctctctctctctctcctgtaaTTATTAGattagttttcaattttgattattgcaATAGTGGGATTCGCTTGTATGAATATGCTATTTCCGGCATCTGCAGCTCTAATTAATTTTGGTTGCAAGTTTAGCGTACTTATTATGGCCCCCAGTCTTCcccttcttaattttttgaccTTTTCTGTTAGGAAAAGATTAAAAATCtttaaccccaaggggttgccGGGTGTCTTGGCGCATGTGCGTGCGTTAATCGTAAGTGGGACTTAGAGGTTTGCTCCCTCATAGGTTTCAGATTCAATTCCATTGCTAGCCCAGGATTGAGCGTAATATCTCCACCACGGTTTCCAGCGAATGGACGAGAAGAGTCAAAGAAATACTAGTTGACTATGGTAGTCTCAATCTATGTTATCTTTCTCAAagtttgttttggattttttttttttggaatttgggtgGGTTCTTTACAGATTTTGGTGTAAAAGATACTTAGTGCGCTGTTtctaaagtgcaatttttgtTTCAATGTGAAGATCACTATGTTTAATTTGAGCTACAACCAATAAATGtaaaatgaactttttttttttggcaaggaATATAAAGTTCAATTCTTGTTTAGATATTGCTTGCAGTTGGATTGCTGATGTTGTTTCTGGTCATTTGTTATCTTGTCCACAGTGAGTGATCCCCAGCTTGAGGCATCACTTGTTTGGTATATAGAAGCATGATTGTTGTGCCAACTCTCAGTTTGGCCTCTATTCAAGGATTCCCAACCAGAAAAGATTCGGAGAGATTGTATAAATCTCGTCCCTACCATGTCTTGTTGCAATGTAGTCGAGTCTCAGATTTCAAAGCATCGGAAGCTACTTCGATAACCTGTGGACAGAAAAGAAGGTAAAATTGCCTCAAATTCTTGATAAAAAGCCCTTGGTTTATTTGCAGGTTGTGACACTTAGTGTTGGCTTATTCCAGGTGTGGCTGCTATGATATGCACAATGTGCTAGTTCCTTACTCTGTAGCATGGTCTTGGCAGAAGTCCATAGTTAAGGAGAGGAAGACACTAGTCGAAATAAACCAAGACCTTTGTGACTCACTGATTGTTTTACAACATCACCCAGTTTATACATTGGGTACTGGTAGTTCAGAAGACTACGTGAATTTTGACTTAAAGGACGCTCCTTATGATGTTTACCGAACGGAACGTGGTGGTGAAGTTACATACCATGGGCCTGGCCAGGTAAAGTTTACTCCCAACTTCCAAGCATTTAGCGGAATTTTGTATCAACCATTCTAACAATTCATGTCGTTCATCTCCGCTACCACTagatgaattttttgaaattgcaaCCAAATCGATGTTTGGGGTGGCTTCATCGAATAAGAGGGCACCACATTCATTAGCCATTTGGAATGGCAAAGAAACGATGTACGAcaaggacattttcaaaaagtttACTTGGAGAACACTAGAACAGTGCCCAGTATGCCATTTGACAACCTCTCCCTTGTTTGAAGCTTATAAGGTGCTCATAGTAGCAAGTTGATGTGGGGGTAGCCTGGTAGGGCTTATCAGTGCCGTGACATTGATTGGGTAAGCCTTGTTGGCACAAACGCGACATTGGAATAGCAGTCCAAACATGTGCAAATTTGAAAACGTGGGCTCATATTTGCTTTATCCCATTCCTCACTTCCTTATTTCAACCCTAAATACACCCTTAATGTCAATAGTGGGAACAATTTCATTCCACTGAGCTTTAGTAGGAGATGAAAACTTTGAACAAAATGCTATTTCGTCATTCCAAGCTTTTCACAATCGAATTGAAAAGGCAACAACGCATAATGCTAAGATTGGTTAAATATGTGAAGTAGTTAGTGAAGCCCTTCTTGCTGTATCTAGTGCTTAACATTTTGCTCATTGGTTTTGTATTGTAGCTAGTAATGTACCCCATTCTCAATCTCCGCTACCACGAGATGGATCTTCATTGGTACTTTAGGGCACTTGAAGAGGTGGTTATTCGTGTTCTTTTCTCAACATTTTCTATCAAGGCTTCCCGGGTTGAGGGTATGACTGGTGTTTGGGTTGGTGAGTCACAAATACTTGGTAATTTAGTTCTTGCATTAGATTTAAAGGTAAAGTAAGTAGGATATCTTGTTTTATGTTtgttaggagagagagagagaagagaagggaTGCGCAAAAGTTGAAGAGACACAATTTAATTTCCCTTCTTTGTTAAGACTAAGTTGGAGAGGAAGGAAACCATAACTTATTTTCTACGCTTGAGGATATACTTgtgcatctgtagacaccccaatctgacttcccgatcgttttactttgttcttcggttccttgattccccgatgatgagtcaggtcgaaacagtcccgagaacttggaatggcttgagtttggtatgtgaggaacccatccttagccttgAAACCTTaaaatcagaacctgaaccttgggtttgaatgtcgcgcgacatactggaaccttcgcgcgatggttcatttgccaggtggtggtcaaagtcaaagctttgaccattgaccctcgcggggttggctgaaccctcgcgcgatggtctcacttcatcgcgcgatggtcaacacctgtcattttcacccagattgcgtgttggtcagggggctacagacccatgtgaccccgttttctcggctgaacagcgttctgggggggctccccttgcaccacctcaccccccactctcccatcacctttgccaccccactcctccaccaagcatttgtaaccagcattgctggctggttacaagggcttggttagccacccactaacccccttctcctataaataccaccCTTATGCTTCCTTGCATTGGGTTACAAAAAAAAGCCCTctttaagaaagaagaagaaaagctcaagcacaaaaaTCCCACActactcactcccacataatctcTCTCCAagtctcaccatctcatcattcaagccatttccaaggcactcaagGCAAATGTATAATATCTTTCCgttcactgttcgaacccctgaggggggccgGCAGGGTCAAagctggtaattgataccagttctggccctaaagctggcagagtttcaagagccattagcagggaaaccctcgcgcgatggtcccagatgctcgcgcgacgattctgtctgcgtgagaatggaccacgtggggaagggaccctggtatttaagtttattattgtgcttaTAGTctgttaaaagtctttaaaagaaatttagctcactgctttgctatcttgcatgttgaaaatcctggttaggcttagtttataacaccttttggtttggaatgcttttgggatgctcctgaacatgtctcagagtcccaagtatgcaaagcaattcctggaagtccagtcagaacaatcgcgcggctgtctcatcctgtcgcgcgatggttctctctctcccagggagtgcccttgcatgagcagcttggccttggccttcgtttagacacccccactgtttaggggttgcattttcataatatctTTATCTGTTggttgtaatattatttactttcaagtacccataaactgcttggtttgcacctgggtgagcactggtccttccagagcccagaagggaatgaaattcaaaccattggtgaaacatgaacactcgcgcgagggtatggatatgtcgcgcgacggtttgcttgcatgcggatgaacttacgcatgcaagctggctgcttctacgtgccaaaatcatacacggcgctgtcttgatgtacgatcgatgttttgaacttcgttccgTTTATTACCTGTCAtcttactaatccatgccatattttatcacatcctgcaaactgttacagttttaacccccgattaactgttcccccgccctaattggctaaaaattgattaaatgaAACggaatcgcaaaacaaacattttcgcaaatgcctaagtagagaccgatctccggattgggcgagaggggtgccataaaacccttcccctctcgtaacctggctcccgaacccagatatggttatgacggactagttccttaactttttcgaatcaaacagcgcggcaagtgcttcgaaatacggttccttgggtgtcggaccttcaaaacccaagtggcgactctgtatttttgcgagcgcttgcctccccgctcgcgctccctcgacccgggcacctcgcgtctcggaatccggaaattccgaaaatggggcacgcatgcccacagcatcaaaaattatttacgaTACATTGATATCCAGGGCTGAATAGCTCAGGGCGCTAATTATGCTCTGAGAATTTCTTTTTTACCGAAGTGTGCTTCCGTGCTCATAATTTTTAAAGAAAGAGAAGCTTGTTTGTAGTATTGTTTGGCTCCTTTCTCGTATTCGTCTCTCTATTAATCTGGTCAGACATTGCAATAATTGGGTTTATTTTGAACGACGTAGCAATGATTTGGTTATTTAGTATACATAGTAGGTAAAAAAGTTGGTCAGTTGTTTCGATAATCCTCAGATCATGAATAATCTCTGTGTttgtaatttcaaaattttgtagtTATCTAGGCAATGTGGACTCTTTCTGCAGCTTATTCAGGCTCTTGTCACACACAATACTGTAGATAATCGGAGAAGATTGTTCTGGACATAGTGTGTAGTACAAGTTAGGTTCCTTGTTCAAAATGCATAGAGAAGTCCATTGTCCTGCGAAATGTTTGAAGATGACTGTTTTCCTAGAGTTGCCTGTTTCTGTTGAAGTATTTTGAGGAAGATCAGCTGCGTGGCATCATTCATttcaatttatgtttttttttggggttaataaTTGCATTTTGTCACACTATTACCATCATAGTGCTCTTCATACAGTAGTACTATGCCTGCCATTTTGGTTTGTCGGGAAAAAAAAGTGAGCTTTTAGGAGCCTAATTAGTTGGATTCTTTCAGGAGATCAGAAATTAGCTGCTATTGGCATACGAGTATCGCAATGGATAGCATATCATGGCTTAGCACTTAATGTCACCACTGATCTAACTCCCTTTCAAAAGATAGTTCCATGTGGGATACACGACCGTGGTGTTGGAAGCATAAAGGGATTGCTAAGAGAACATTCGTTGTCCAAAGGAGCTGGAATGCATCATATGGAGGACAGCCAACTGCTTGATATCACTCACAAATCATTGGTCAAGGAGTTTTCTGAAGTATTTCAAGTTGAACTCCAACAAAAGGCAATCTCTGAATTGGTGTTCTCAAAGGGGTAACCATCAACTTTGGTAACTGGATTTTAATTTAGCTCGGGGCTAATCGCAGCTTATCTAGCTCATTTCAGACACAGAAATGAATTTGTTGAACATTGGAAATTTTGTGGGTTCTTATACGTTCATAGATTATTCTGGTGCTTTGGCGAGAACAAGAAATAGGCGATGCATCATCCTTGTTGCTAGACGCATCCTTGTTGCTACGTACATCGACCTTGACAAATGCATCAAATTTAACCCACAATCATAGGAGGACTACAAGCTTGGGGGCTCGACGAAACAGAAAGTATCAGCACTAAGAAACTTCTTGGAATTAGCAGTGAGAGAAAAAGCCCGGCATTCATTTGCTCATTTATGTTCATAGTTGAGTCTATTAAAAGGTGGACCAGCCTCAACATGATGATTAGAGGATAACTCTGATCGTCCACCTCTAATGACTAATGTGACGCGTTCTGTCCCAGTTTTATGATCAATGGGATCAGTCGGCTATCGGCTAGAGCTCGGGGCTATTATTCGTCGGTGGAGACAAatcataaattttattttatggaaTGCAGAGCAAACATCCTGGGTAGCTTGTATATTTCTTTATGGTGTACCAGATCTTTTACAGTTATATATACTAGTCTGATTTGTTTGTTGATGTCATATTCCTCGGAATCGATCCCCTCTTCACTGCACAAGGTATAAGAAAGCTACAAATTCGTGGATGTGACAATTATCTATTGAATGATTGGTGTTATCTCAACAGTCCAATTTCTTCTCGCGTAAAATGCATGATCTTACATGGCATGCTTCTTTCGCCCACTTCGTTGATTTGGTTTCTGTTTGATCTTCAATCTATGGAGTATTAAGCaagagtactgctattggtaccaaTGGTACAGtagagaaaatgcaccgacggtcACAGGACGGCcgatttgagccgtccaaaaa
This DNA window, taken from Rhododendron vialii isolate Sample 1 chromosome 8a, ASM3025357v1, encodes the following:
- the LOC131298091 gene encoding octanoyltransferase LIP2p, chloroplastic-like, which gives rise to MIVVPTLSLASIQGFPTRKDSERLYKSRPYHVLLQCSRVSDFKASEATSITCGQKRRCGCYDMHNVLVPYSVAWSWQKSIVKERKTLVEINQDLCDSLIVLQHHPVYTLGTGSSEDYVNFDLKDAPYDVYRTERGGEVTYHGPGQLVMYPILNLRYHEMDLHWYFRALEEVVIRVLFSTFSIKASRVEGMTGVWVGDQKLAAIGIRVSQWIAYHGLALNVTTDLTPFQKIVPCGIHDRGVGSIKGLLREHSLSKGAGMHHMEDSQLLDITHKSLVKEFSEVFQVELQQKAISELVFSKG